The Streptomyces europaeiscabiei genome window below encodes:
- a CDS encoding oxidoreductase, translated as MSAEYATFGLAPAMRAGGVLANGAYQVHRDFVDFIVDGRPLLFQLSDLDAVSPLASDVPPSIFTAQVRSLLLEADAPLTRGRYVIYGCPECADLACGAVTAVIERDGEDYVWRDFAWQTEEEADLKLNGYTGIGPFRFHGPEYRSALQSLLRESAAEPSARRRVLLIGARVAVLAKLAAALRAIGIGADIAHDATGVSAEELRTYGVVAFGRAVGEADRGAVRLAFQRAGVQVAYVDGLAPIIPLLVAQIEHALDRSPTEQRRLTRLVAAGGQAGIEITSTCRVELTAYRLDRLYRPHTYRFFDGILPAGQHRIGLDPKSVKGEAFIVARTSGTVLVEPMAR; from the coding sequence ATGTCTGCCGAGTACGCGACCTTCGGCCTGGCACCGGCGATGCGAGCCGGTGGCGTCCTCGCCAACGGTGCCTACCAGGTGCACCGGGACTTCGTGGACTTCATCGTCGACGGACGCCCGCTGCTGTTCCAGCTCTCCGACCTCGACGCCGTCTCCCCACTCGCCTCCGACGTCCCGCCCTCGATCTTCACCGCCCAGGTGCGCAGCCTGCTCCTGGAAGCCGACGCACCACTGACACGCGGCCGCTATGTCATCTACGGCTGCCCCGAATGCGCCGACCTCGCCTGCGGAGCCGTCACCGCGGTCATAGAGCGGGACGGCGAGGACTACGTGTGGCGGGACTTCGCCTGGCAGACGGAGGAGGAGGCCGACCTCAAGCTGAACGGCTACACGGGCATCGGTCCTTTCCGGTTCCACGGCCCCGAGTACCGCAGCGCCCTGCAGTCCCTGCTGCGCGAGTCCGCCGCCGAGCCGTCGGCCCGCCGCCGGGTCCTCCTCATCGGTGCCCGTGTCGCCGTCCTCGCCAAACTCGCCGCCGCCCTGCGCGCCATCGGGATCGGCGCCGACATAGCGCACGACGCCACCGGCGTGTCCGCCGAGGAACTGCGCACCTACGGTGTCGTGGCCTTCGGCAGGGCCGTCGGCGAGGCGGACCGCGGCGCCGTTCGGCTGGCCTTCCAGCGCGCGGGGGTCCAGGTCGCGTACGTCGACGGGCTCGCCCCGATCATTCCCCTCCTCGTCGCCCAGATCGAGCACGCCCTCGACCGCAGCCCGACGGAACAGCGCCGCCTCACCCGTCTCGTCGCCGCCGGAGGGCAGGCGGGCATCGAGATCACCTCCACCTGCCGGGTGGAGCTCACCGCCTACCGCCTCGACCGGCTGTACCGCCCCCACACCTACCGCTTCTTCGACGGGATCCTCCCTGCGGGCCAGCACCGCATCGGCCTGGACCCGAAGTCCGTGAAGGGAGAGGCGTTCATCGTGGCCCGCACCTCGGGGACGGTGCTGGTGGAGCCGATGGCGAGGTGA
- a CDS encoding HdeD family acid-resistance protein, protein MYAAEDVDAETARLSRDYGRLAVLGAVLVIAGLVGLCYVGFATLTSMILFGWLLLIGGAIGLLHEVQARGTNFFWLSVVVAALNIAAGAVVVKSPEAAAEALTMFAALLFLTGGVFRLVGSLVVRGPQFGWTLVQGAFGLLLGILVLASWPSSSKYVIGTFFSLALLFDGLGLIATGFGGRRVVGLVTERLAGSERPKERADGSGVKPVQPE, encoded by the coding sequence GTGTACGCCGCCGAGGACGTGGACGCCGAGACCGCCAGGCTCAGCCGGGACTACGGCCGGCTCGCCGTACTCGGTGCGGTCCTGGTGATCGCCGGGCTCGTCGGACTCTGCTACGTGGGGTTCGCCACCCTGACCTCGATGATCCTCTTCGGCTGGCTGCTGCTGATCGGCGGTGCGATCGGTCTGCTGCACGAGGTCCAGGCGCGCGGCACCAACTTCTTCTGGCTCTCAGTCGTGGTCGCGGCCCTGAACATCGCGGCCGGTGCGGTCGTCGTCAAGAGCCCGGAGGCGGCGGCCGAGGCCCTCACCATGTTCGCCGCGCTGCTGTTCCTGACCGGCGGGGTGTTCCGGCTGGTCGGCAGTCTCGTGGTGCGCGGCCCCCAGTTCGGCTGGACGCTCGTCCAGGGTGCCTTCGGTCTCCTCCTCGGCATCCTGGTCCTCGCCTCCTGGCCGAGCAGCAGCAAGTACGTCATCGGTACCTTCTTCTCGCTCGCCCTGCTCTTCGACGGCCTCGGCCTGATCGCCACCGGTTTCGGCGGGCGGCGCGTCGTGGGGCTGGTCACGGAGCGACTCGCGGGGAGTGAGCGGCCGAAGGAGCGGGCGGACGGGTCCGGCGTCAAACCCGTACAACCCGAATAG
- a CDS encoding Tex family protein: MTTPLVGSIEGRIAEELGVRERQVRAAVELLDGGSTVPFIARYRKEATEMLDDAQLRTLEERLRYLRELEERRAAILESVREQGKLTPEVESRIRAAETKARLEDIYLPFKPKRRTKAQIAREAGLEPLAEGLLGDPTVEPQAAAAAFVDADKGVADPQAALDGARAILTERFSEDADLIGELRERMWVRGRLAAKVKDGKEEAGAKFADYFDFTEPFTDLPSHRILAMLRGEKEDVLDLVLEPEEPSEQPGPSSYEGIVAHRFRIADRGRPGDKWLTDTVRWAWRTRILVHLGIDLRLRLRTAAEDEAVNVFAANLRDLLLAAPAGTRATLGLDPGFRTGVKVAVVDATGKVVATDVIYPHVPANKWDEAIAKLARLAKEHTVDLIAIGNGTASRETDKLAGELITKHPELQLTKVMVSEAGASVYSASAFASQELPDMDVSLRGAVSIARRLQDPLAELVKIDPKSIGVGQYQHDLSEVKLSRSLDAVVEDCVNGVGVDVNTASAPLLARVSGISSGLAENIVTHRDTNGPFKSRSQLKGVARLGPKAYEQCAGFLRIRGGDDPLDASSVHPEAYPVVRRMVKSSGQEVAALVGNTAVLRSLRPGDFVDETFGLPTVSDILKELEKPGRDPRPAFKTATFKDGVEKISDLVSGMVLEGVVTNVAAFGAFIDIGVHQDGLAHVSALSKTFVKDPRDVVKPGDIVKVKVLDIDIPRKRISLTLRLDDEAAPKGQGGQGQPGGGTRPQRGTRGAQPPRQQGRGGGGGSRQGAAAPAPSNSAMADALRRAGLVDKKRR, translated from the coding sequence GTGACGACACCCCTCGTAGGGTCCATCGAAGGCAGGATCGCCGAGGAGCTCGGCGTACGGGAGCGGCAGGTCAGAGCCGCGGTGGAGCTGCTCGACGGCGGTTCGACCGTGCCCTTCATCGCCCGCTACCGCAAGGAAGCGACCGAGATGCTCGACGACGCGCAGCTGCGCACGCTCGAGGAGCGGCTGCGCTATCTGCGGGAGCTGGAGGAGCGGCGGGCGGCGATCCTCGAGTCCGTGCGCGAGCAGGGCAAGTTGACGCCCGAGGTCGAGAGCCGGATCCGCGCCGCCGAGACCAAGGCGCGGCTGGAGGACATCTACCTCCCCTTCAAGCCGAAGCGGCGCACGAAGGCGCAGATCGCCCGCGAGGCGGGCCTGGAGCCGCTGGCCGAGGGCCTGCTCGGCGACCCGACCGTCGAGCCGCAGGCCGCCGCCGCGGCGTTCGTGGACGCCGACAAGGGCGTCGCCGATCCGCAGGCCGCGCTGGACGGCGCGCGGGCGATCCTCACCGAGCGGTTCTCGGAGGACGCCGACCTCATCGGCGAGCTGCGCGAGCGCATGTGGGTGCGAGGACGGCTGGCCGCCAAGGTGAAGGACGGCAAGGAGGAGGCGGGCGCCAAGTTCGCCGACTACTTCGACTTCACCGAGCCGTTCACCGACCTGCCCTCCCACCGCATCCTGGCGATGCTGCGCGGCGAGAAGGAGGACGTCCTCGATCTCGTCCTGGAGCCGGAGGAGCCCTCCGAGCAGCCCGGCCCCTCCTCGTACGAGGGGATCGTCGCCCATCGTTTCCGGATCGCCGACCGCGGGCGCCCCGGCGACAAGTGGCTGACGGACACGGTCCGCTGGGCCTGGCGGACCCGGATTCTCGTCCACCTCGGCATCGACCTGCGGCTGCGGCTGCGGACGGCCGCCGAGGACGAGGCGGTGAACGTGTTCGCGGCGAACCTGCGCGACCTGCTCCTCGCCGCCCCCGCCGGCACCCGGGCGACGCTCGGCCTCGACCCCGGTTTCCGTACGGGCGTGAAGGTCGCCGTGGTGGACGCGACCGGCAAGGTCGTCGCGACCGACGTGATCTACCCGCACGTCCCGGCCAACAAGTGGGACGAGGCCATCGCCAAGCTGGCGCGCCTCGCCAAGGAGCACACGGTCGACCTGATCGCCATCGGCAACGGCACGGCCTCCCGCGAGACCGACAAACTCGCCGGTGAACTGATCACCAAGCACCCGGAGCTGCAGCTCACCAAGGTGATGGTGTCGGAGGCGGGCGCGTCCGTGTACTCGGCGTCGGCGTTCGCCTCGCAGGAGCTGCCGGACATGGACGTGTCGCTGCGCGGCGCCGTCTCCATCGCGCGCCGCCTCCAGGACCCCCTCGCCGAGCTGGTGAAGATCGACCCGAAGTCCATCGGTGTCGGGCAGTACCAGCACGACCTGTCCGAGGTGAAGCTGTCGCGTTCGCTGGACGCGGTGGTCGAGGACTGTGTGAACGGCGTCGGCGTCGACGTGAACACGGCGTCCGCCCCGCTGCTGGCCCGTGTCTCCGGCATCTCCTCCGGGCTCGCCGAGAACATCGTGACCCACCGGGACACCAACGGTCCCTTCAAGTCGCGGTCGCAGCTGAAGGGTGTGGCGCGGCTCGGTCCCAAGGCGTACGAGCAGTGCGCGGGGTTCCTGCGCATCCGGGGCGGCGACGACCCGCTTGACGCGTCCAGCGTGCACCCGGAGGCGTATCCCGTCGTACGGCGGATGGTGAAGTCCTCCGGTCAGGAGGTGGCGGCGCTCGTCGGGAACACGGCGGTCCTGCGGTCGCTCAGGCCCGGGGACTTCGTGGACGAGACGTTCGGTCTGCCGACGGTGTCGGACATCCTGAAGGAGCTGGAGAAGCCGGGGCGTGACCCTCGGCCCGCCTTCAAGACGGCCACGTTCAAGGACGGCGTCGAGAAGATCTCCGACCTGGTGTCCGGGATGGTTCTGGAGGGCGTCGTGACGAACGTGGCGGCCTTCGGGGCGTTCATCGACATCGGTGTCCACCAGGACGGGCTGGCGCATGTCTCCGCGCTGTCCAAGACGTTCGTCAAGGACCCGCGTGACGTGGTCAAGCCCGGGGACATCGTCAAGGTGAAGGTTCTCGACATCGACATTCCGCGGAAGCGGATCTCTTTGACGCTGCGGTTGGACGACGAGGCCGCGCCCAAGGGGCAGGGCGGCCAGGGTCAGCCTGGTGGGGGGACCCGGCCTCAGCGGGGGACACGTGGGGCTCAGCCGCCTCGGCAGCAGGGGCGTGGGGGCGGGGGCGGTTCTCGGCAGGGGGCTGCTGCGCCGGCGCCTTCGAACAGTGCGATGGCGGATGCGTTGCGGCGGGCGGGGTTGGTGGACAAGAAGCGGCGCTGA
- a CDS encoding LPFR motif small protein → MLRAIADVLRQIGGAIATVVTLPFRAVARLFGGASSSTRGGGRARRA, encoded by the coding sequence GTGTTGCGTGCCATCGCAGACGTGTTGCGGCAGATCGGTGGGGCCATCGCGACGGTGGTCACGCTGCCGTTCCGGGCCGTGGCCCGGCTCTTCGGCGGCGCGTCGAGTTCGACGCGCGGCGGAGGGCGGGCCCGTCGGGCCTGA
- the idi gene encoding isopentenyl-diphosphate Delta-isomerase translates to MPITPATAVQSSQNGTMEAILLELVDEDGTTIGTAEKLAAHQPPGQLHRAFSVFLFDERGRLLLQQRALGKYHSPGVWSNTCCGHPYPGESPFAAAARRTHEELGVSPALLGEAGTVRYNHPDPDSGLVEQEFNHLFVGLLQAPLRPDPEEVGATAFVTPAELAERHAKDPFSAWFMTVLDAARPAVRELTGPAAGW, encoded by the coding sequence ATGCCGATCACACCTGCCACCGCGGTGCAGAGTTCGCAGAACGGAACCATGGAAGCGATCCTGCTGGAGCTGGTCGACGAGGACGGCACCACGATCGGCACCGCGGAGAAGCTGGCCGCTCATCAGCCGCCCGGTCAACTGCACAGGGCGTTCTCGGTCTTCCTCTTCGACGAGCGCGGGCGGCTGCTGCTCCAGCAGCGCGCCCTCGGCAAGTACCACTCCCCCGGCGTCTGGTCGAACACCTGCTGCGGGCACCCCTACCCGGGCGAGTCCCCCTTCGCGGCGGCCGCGCGGCGGACCCACGAGGAGCTGGGGGTCTCCCCGGCGCTGCTCGGCGAGGCGGGCACGGTCCGCTACAACCACCCGGACCCGGACTCGGGCCTGGTGGAGCAGGAGTTCAACCATCTGTTCGTCGGACTGCTGCAGGCCCCGCTCCGGCCGGACCCGGAGGAGGTCGGGGCCACCGCGTTCGTCACCCCGGCCGAGCTGGCGGAGCGGCACGCCAAGGACCCCTTCTCAGCCTGGTTCATGACGGTCCTGGACGCGGCCCGGCCGGCGGTCAGAGAGCTGACGGGCCCGGCCGCGGGCTGGTGA
- a CDS encoding GlxA family transcriptional regulator has translation MRTVLVVLFDGVQSLDVTGPMEVFAGAEQHTPGTYRISTASLDGTPVRASSGLTLVPDHTLATAPAPHTLLVPGGQGTRNPAPEVIAWLREHGPRAQRLVSVCTGAILLAEAGLLDGRRATTHWAYCDTLARHHPAIEVDPDPIFVRDGHVATSAGVTSGIDLALALVEEDIGREVALAIARHLVVFLRRPGNQAQFSAQLAAQTARREPLREVQQWITEHPGDDLSVEHLAARARLSPRHFARAFQAETGTTPGRYVDRVRLEHARRLLEDTTDGVEEISRTCGYGTSEAMRRAFVKTLATSPAEYRRRFRPASAPTP, from the coding sequence ATGCGAACTGTCCTGGTCGTCCTCTTCGACGGCGTGCAGAGCCTTGACGTCACCGGCCCGATGGAGGTCTTCGCCGGCGCCGAACAGCACACACCGGGGACGTACCGCATCAGCACGGCCTCGCTGGACGGCACGCCCGTGCGCGCCTCCAGCGGCCTCACCCTCGTCCCCGACCACACCCTCGCCACCGCACCCGCCCCGCACACGCTGCTCGTCCCGGGCGGCCAGGGCACCCGGAATCCCGCCCCCGAGGTCATCGCCTGGCTGCGCGAACACGGCCCGCGCGCGCAGCGCCTGGTCTCGGTCTGCACCGGCGCGATCCTGCTCGCCGAGGCGGGCCTCCTGGACGGCCGCCGGGCGACCACCCACTGGGCGTACTGCGACACGCTGGCCCGCCACCACCCGGCGATCGAGGTCGATCCGGACCCCATCTTCGTCCGCGACGGGCACGTTGCCACCTCCGCCGGTGTCACCTCCGGCATCGATCTGGCCCTCGCGCTCGTCGAGGAGGACATCGGCCGCGAGGTCGCCCTCGCCATCGCCCGCCACCTCGTCGTCTTCCTGCGCCGCCCGGGGAACCAGGCCCAGTTCAGTGCCCAGCTCGCCGCCCAGACGGCCCGGCGGGAGCCGCTTCGCGAGGTCCAGCAGTGGATCACCGAGCACCCCGGTGACGACCTGAGCGTCGAGCACCTGGCCGCCCGCGCCCGGCTCTCACCCCGCCACTTCGCCCGCGCCTTCCAGGCCGAGACGGGCACGACCCCGGGCCGGTACGTCGACCGCGTCCGCCTCGAACACGCCCGCCGCCTCCTGGAGGACACCACCGACGGAGTCGAGGAGATCTCCCGCACCTGCGGCTACGGCACCTCCGAGGCCATGCGCCGCGCCTTCGTGAAGACCCTCGCCACGTCCCCGGCGGAGTACCGCCGCCGCTTCCGCCCGGCCTCCGCACCCACCCCCTGA
- a CDS encoding DJ-1/PfpI family protein, with the protein MQIAIVLFDRFTALDAVGPYETLGRAPDAELLFVAEETGPVRTDQGTLAITADKTLAEVPNPDIVIVPGGPGQSAQMENEALLGWLRTADTTSTWTTSVCTGSLLLAAAGLLEGRRATSHWLALDALKRFGAESTGERVVFDGKYVTAAGVSSGIDMGLTLLGRIAGDDHAQAIQLATEYDPQPPYDAGSPEKAPAHLVEWFRENSRHVLR; encoded by the coding sequence ATGCAGATCGCCATCGTCCTCTTCGACCGCTTCACCGCTCTCGACGCGGTGGGTCCGTACGAGACCCTCGGCCGTGCGCCGGACGCGGAACTGCTCTTCGTCGCCGAGGAGACCGGCCCGGTCCGTACCGACCAGGGAACCCTGGCGATCACCGCCGACAAGACCCTGGCCGAGGTGCCGAACCCCGACATCGTGATCGTTCCCGGTGGCCCCGGCCAGAGCGCGCAGATGGAGAACGAGGCCCTGCTGGGCTGGCTGCGTACAGCCGACACCACCAGCACCTGGACGACCTCCGTGTGCACCGGCTCCCTGTTGCTCGCCGCCGCGGGCCTTCTGGAGGGCCGCCGCGCCACCTCGCACTGGCTTGCCCTCGACGCGCTGAAGCGGTTCGGCGCGGAGTCGACGGGGGAGCGGGTGGTGTTCGACGGCAAGTACGTCACCGCGGCCGGCGTCTCCTCCGGCATCGACATGGGTCTGACCCTGCTGGGCAGGATCGCGGGCGACGACCACGCCCAGGCGATCCAGCTGGCGACGGAGTACGACCCGCAGCCGCCGTACGACGCGGGCTCACCGGAGAAGGCGCCCGCCCACCTCGTCGAATGGTTCCGCGAGAACAGCCGTCACGTTCTGCGGTGA
- a CDS encoding SCO6745 family protein — translation MTSPLPERAGRRCHSLLNPFHSAHYFSPDLGRELAAVGVADPQAAYFAVRAAAMGGVGAGVVTATFFNFRHELVAEHVPAVWEAAAPSVVLAARERTADATLRRLLGEELIASDEVAEAAELALRATEACVRTARPLYAAHADLPVPERPHLALWHATTLLREHRGDGHLAVLLDAGLDPVEALASHTATGKGMSPKWAVGTRGWTRDEWDAATARLHGRGLLGAEGELTEAGVALRREIEDATDRLDLAPYEHLGAAGVERLTELMTGLVTTMLSAGAFPAGMIGKR, via the coding sequence ATGACCTCACCTCTGCCGGAGCGCGCCGGGCGGCGCTGCCACAGCCTCCTCAATCCGTTCCACTCCGCGCACTACTTCTCGCCGGATCTCGGCCGGGAGCTGGCCGCCGTGGGGGTGGCGGACCCGCAGGCCGCGTACTTCGCGGTGCGGGCGGCGGCCATGGGCGGGGTCGGCGCGGGCGTGGTGACGGCGACGTTCTTCAACTTCCGCCACGAACTGGTGGCGGAGCACGTTCCCGCCGTGTGGGAGGCAGCCGCGCCCTCGGTGGTGCTGGCGGCCCGCGAGCGCACCGCCGACGCCACGCTGCGGCGGCTGCTCGGCGAGGAGCTGATCGCCTCCGACGAGGTCGCCGAGGCTGCGGAGCTGGCACTCCGCGCCACCGAGGCGTGCGTGAGGACCGCACGCCCCCTGTATGCCGCGCACGCCGATCTCCCCGTACCCGAGCGCCCGCATCTCGCGCTCTGGCACGCGACCACGCTGCTGCGCGAGCACCGGGGCGACGGACATCTCGCGGTGCTCCTCGACGCGGGCCTCGACCCGGTCGAGGCGCTGGCCAGCCACACCGCGACCGGCAAGGGCATGTCGCCGAAGTGGGCGGTCGGCACGCGCGGCTGGACCAGGGACGAGTGGGACGCCGCGACCGCCCGGCTCCACGGGCGCGGGCTGCTCGGCGCCGAGGGCGAACTGACGGAGGCGGGCGTGGCCCTGCGCAGGGAGATCGAGGACGCGACGGACCGCCTGGACCTCGCGCCGTACGAGCACCTGGGCGCGGCCGGGGTGGAGCGGCTCACCGAGCTGATGACCGGGCTGGTGACGACCATGCTCTCCGCGGGGGCGTTCCCGGCGGGGATGATCGGCAAGCGCTGA
- a CDS encoding ATP-binding protein, protein MDDQGRGSDPRPAGGGHGPDGPKPPEPLPYEGVWRFTADAVDASVPQARRAVRDLLARQGVPISDDLVQGLLLIVSELVTNAVKHAALLSPTLAVEVAVGAEWVRVSVEDNHPYRPTALETDHGRLGGRGLLLVREITLEAGGVCDVEHTSSGGKVIWSALPLKPAHLLQG, encoded by the coding sequence ATGGACGACCAAGGGCGCGGGAGCGACCCACGCCCTGCAGGCGGCGGGCACGGACCCGACGGCCCGAAGCCGCCGGAGCCCCTGCCCTACGAAGGGGTCTGGCGGTTCACCGCTGACGCCGTCGACGCCTCGGTGCCGCAGGCGCGGCGCGCCGTCCGGGACCTGCTCGCCCGCCAGGGCGTGCCGATCTCGGACGACCTCGTCCAAGGACTTCTGCTGATCGTCTCCGAGCTGGTGACGAACGCCGTGAAACATGCGGCGCTCCTGTCGCCCACGCTCGCCGTCGAGGTCGCCGTCGGTGCGGAGTGGGTGCGGGTCTCGGTCGAGGACAACCACCCCTACCGCCCGACCGCCCTGGAGACCGACCACGGCCGGCTCGGTGGCCGTGGTCTGCTCCTGGTGCGCGAGATCACGCTGGAGGCGGGCGGGGTCTGCGACGTCGAGCACACGTCGAGCGGCGGCAAGGTGATCTGGTCCGCCCTGCCGCTCAAACCCGCACACCTGCTCCAAGGGTGA
- a CDS encoding ABC-F family ATP-binding cassette domain-containing protein, producing MTATLVVKNLAAGHGDRSLFSGLDLVVAPGDVIGLVGANGAGKSTLLRLLAGLLPPEEGELRLSPPTATVGHLPQEPERREGETVREFLARRTGVAEAQRVMDEATQALVDGAPGADDAYSVSLERWLDLGGADLDERAEEVADSLGLRVDLDQPMTGLSGGQAARAGLASLLLSRYDVFLLDEPTNDLDLDGLERLERFVSGLRAGTVVVSHDREFLTRTVTKVLELDLAQNQINLYGGGYEAYLEERETARRHARDDFEEYADKKSALQDRAQMQRSWMDKGVKNARRKANNDNDKIGRKFRSEASEKQAAKARQTQRMIERLDVVEEPRKEWELRMEIAAAPRSGAVVATMRDAEVRRGDFAFGPVSLQIDWADRIAITGANGAGKSTLLGALLGRVPLDSGHAALGSGVLVGEVDQARGLFLGPESLLDAFAAAVPDTEPAEVRTLLAKFGLKSTHVLRPAVTLSPGERTRAALALLQGRGVNLLVLDEPTNHLDLPAIEQLESALDSYEGTLLLVTHDRRMLDAVQVTRRFAVEAGKMTES from the coding sequence GTGACCGCCACCCTCGTCGTCAAGAACCTCGCCGCCGGCCACGGCGACCGCTCGCTCTTCTCCGGGCTCGACCTCGTCGTCGCCCCCGGCGATGTGATCGGACTGGTCGGTGCCAATGGCGCCGGCAAGTCCACGCTGCTCCGGCTGCTCGCCGGACTGCTCCCGCCGGAGGAGGGCGAGCTGCGGCTGTCCCCGCCCACGGCGACCGTCGGCCACCTGCCACAGGAGCCGGAGCGCCGGGAGGGCGAGACCGTACGGGAGTTCCTCGCCCGGCGTACGGGTGTGGCGGAGGCCCAGCGGGTGATGGACGAGGCCACCCAGGCGCTGGTGGACGGCGCCCCGGGCGCCGACGACGCCTACTCGGTGAGCCTGGAGCGCTGGCTCGACCTGGGCGGCGCCGACCTCGACGAGCGGGCGGAGGAGGTCGCCGACTCCCTCGGCCTCCGCGTCGACCTGGACCAGCCGATGACCGGCCTCTCCGGCGGTCAGGCCGCCCGCGCCGGACTGGCCTCCCTCCTCCTCTCCCGCTACGACGTCTTCCTCCTCGACGAGCCCACCAACGACCTCGACCTGGACGGCCTGGAACGACTCGAACGCTTCGTCTCCGGCCTGCGCGCGGGCACGGTGGTCGTCAGCCACGACCGCGAGTTCCTCACCCGCACGGTCACCAAGGTCCTCGAACTCGACCTCGCCCAGAACCAGATCAACCTCTACGGCGGCGGCTACGAGGCCTACCTGGAGGAGCGCGAGACGGCCCGTCGGCACGCCCGCGACGACTTCGAGGAGTACGCCGACAAGAAGTCCGCCCTCCAGGACCGCGCCCAGATGCAGCGCTCCTGGATGGACAAGGGCGTCAAGAACGCGCGGCGCAAGGCGAACAACGACAACGACAAGATCGGCCGCAAGTTCCGCAGCGAGGCGAGCGAGAAGCAGGCCGCGAAGGCCCGGCAGACCCAGCGCATGATCGAACGGCTGGACGTCGTCGAGGAGCCGCGCAAGGAGTGGGAGCTGCGGATGGAGATCGCGGCGGCTCCGCGCTCCGGCGCCGTGGTCGCCACGATGCGCGACGCCGAGGTGCGGCGGGGCGACTTCGCGTTCGGGCCCGTGTCCCTGCAGATCGACTGGGCGGACCGCATTGCCATCACGGGCGCGAACGGCGCCGGCAAGTCGACCCTCCTGGGCGCGCTGCTCGGCCGGGTCCCCCTGGACTCGGGCCACGCCGCGCTCGGCTCGGGCGTCCTCGTCGGCGAGGTCGACCAGGCTCGCGGGCTCTTCCTCGGCCCCGAGTCCCTCCTCGACGCCTTCGCCGCGGCCGTCCCCGACACGGAACCCGCCGAAGTCCGCACCCTCCTCGCCAAGTTCGGCCTCAAGTCCACCCACGTCCTACGCCCGGCGGTGACCCTTTCCCCGGGCGAACGCACCCGCGCGGCCCTCGCCCTGCTCCAGGGCCGAGGCGTCAACCTCCTGGTCCTCGACGAGCCCACCAACCACCTGGACCTCCCCGCGATCGAACAGCTGGAATCAGCCCTGGACTCCTACGAGGGCACGCTCCTGCTGGTCACTCATGACCGCCGCATGCTGGACGCGGTACAGGTGACGAGGCGCTTCGCGGTGGAGGCAGGCAAGATGACGGAGAGCTGA
- a CDS encoding enoyl-CoA hydratase/isomerase family protein: MEPQLLDTVAAGVATVVVHHPAKRNAMTAGMWRALPSLLDRLAADPGVRALVLTGEGGTFCAGADISTLRESPGEAQKLAGLAEDALAAFPKPTLAAIRGHCVGGGSQLAAACDLRFAEEGALFGITPAKLGLVYPASSTRRLVSLVGPGTAKYLLFSGELIDAERALRTGLVDEVLRVGELAERVAEFTRVLVSRSQLTQAAAKEFANGRTDRDAHWAEQARGSGDTAEGVAAFLERRRPRFTWSV; the protein is encoded by the coding sequence ATGGAGCCTCAGCTGCTGGACACCGTCGCCGCCGGGGTGGCGACCGTCGTCGTCCACCACCCGGCCAAGCGCAACGCCATGACGGCCGGGATGTGGCGGGCGCTGCCGTCGCTGCTCGACCGGCTGGCCGCCGACCCCGGCGTACGGGCTCTGGTGCTCACCGGGGAGGGCGGGACGTTCTGCGCGGGGGCCGACATCTCCACGCTACGGGAGTCCCCGGGCGAGGCCCAGAAGTTGGCGGGGCTCGCCGAGGATGCACTCGCCGCCTTCCCGAAGCCGACCCTCGCCGCGATCCGCGGGCACTGCGTGGGCGGCGGCTCACAGCTGGCGGCGGCCTGCGATCTGCGGTTCGCGGAGGAGGGGGCGCTGTTCGGGATCACCCCCGCGAAGCTGGGGCTCGTCTATCCGGCCTCCTCCACCCGGCGGTTGGTGTCGCTGGTCGGGCCGGGTACCGCCAAGTACCTGCTGTTCTCCGGCGAGTTGATCGACGCGGAGCGCGCGCTGCGCACGGGGCTGGTGGACGAGGTGCTGCGCGTGGGCGAACTCGCCGAGCGGGTTGCGGAGTTCACCCGGGTGCTGGTCTCGCGCTCCCAGCTGACGCAGGCGGCGGCCAAGGAGTTCGCGAACGGCCGCACGGACCGTGACGCCCACTGGGCCGAGCAGGCCCGCGGCAGCGGCGACACCGCGGAGGGCGTCGCCGCGTTCCTGGAGCGCAGGCGGCCCCGGTTCACCTGGAGCGTCTGA
- a CDS encoding GNAT family N-acetyltransferase has translation MSLTTHWTTRPETSADRTGVYDVNAAAFETDAEAGLVDALREDPEAWLPELSYVAEAPDGTIVAYALITRCHVDEVPALALAPVAVLPDRQRQGAGAAVVRAALEAARARGERLVLVLGHPEYYPRFGFVRASEYGIRPGFDVPDAAMMALVLDGSASVSPGTIRYPAAFGV, from the coding sequence TTGTCACTGACGACCCACTGGACCACGCGACCGGAGACGTCCGCCGACCGGACGGGCGTGTACGACGTCAACGCCGCCGCGTTCGAGACCGACGCGGAGGCCGGGCTCGTCGACGCGCTCCGCGAGGACCCCGAGGCCTGGCTGCCGGAGCTGTCGTACGTGGCCGAGGCGCCGGACGGCACGATCGTGGCGTACGCACTGATCACGCGCTGCCATGTGGACGAGGTCCCCGCGCTGGCGCTGGCCCCCGTCGCGGTGCTGCCGGACCGTCAGCGCCAGGGGGCGGGGGCGGCCGTCGTACGCGCGGCACTGGAGGCGGCACGCGCGCGTGGGGAGCGGCTCGTCCTCGTCCTGGGGCATCCCGAGTACTACCCGCGCTTCGGCTTCGTACGTGCATCCGAGTACGGCATCCGGCCGGGTTTCGACGTTCCGGACGCGGCGATGATGGCGCTGGTGCTGGACGGTTCCGCGTCGGTGTCACCCGGCACCATCAGGTATCCGGCCGCCTTCGGGGTCTGA